The Starkeya sp. ORNL1 DNA window CCGCAGGCAATATCCGGGATCGTAGGAAGGTGATGCGCGGGACTTCATGCGATCCCGGCTCTACGGCTTCGCCTCCGGCCGGGATGACACTCGGAAACTAAGCCGCCAGATCGGCGACGATGGCGTCGAGCACCGGGAAGCCCTGCGGGGTAACGCGCAGGCGGCCGTCGGGGAGTTCCTCGATCATGCGCTCCGCCAGCAGCGCGGCGACGCGAGCCGGCTCGAAATCGCGGCCCGAGAGCCGGGCGAAGCGGTGGCGGTCGATGCCCTCCGCGAGGCGCAGGCCCATCAGCAGATACTCGTCGGACTGCTCCATCCGGCTCAGCCCCTCATCGACGATGATGCCGTGGCCCTGCGCTTCGACCAGGCCGAGCCAGGCCTCCGGGCCGCGCTCCACCGCGGTGGCGCGGCGACCCTCCGGGGTATCGAGCCGGCCATGGGCGCCGGGGCCGATGCCGGCATATTCGCCATAGCGCCAATAAACAAGGTTATGCCGGCTCTCGGCGCCGGGACGGGCGTGGTTGGAGATCTCATAGGCTGGCAGCCCGGCCTCGCGGGTGGTCTCCTGCGTCACGTCCCACAGCGCGCGGGCGACGTCTTCGTCCGGAATCTTCAGCTTGCCGGCGCGGAACAGCATCTCGAAGGGCGTGCCCTCCTCGATGGTGAGCTGGTAGAGCGAGAGATGCTCGCAGCCTTCCGAGATCGCTTTCAGCAACTCGGCGCGCCACGCATCCGGCGTCTGGTTCGGGCGGGCATAGATCAGGTCGAACGAGACCCGCTCGAACGCGCCGCGCGCCACCGCCACCGCGGCCAGCGCCTCGTCGGCGGTATGCATGCGGCCCAGCGATTTCAGCGAGGCATCGTCCAGCGCCTGCACGCCGAGCGAGACGCGGTTGACGCCGGCAGCGCGGTAGCCGCGGAAGCGGCCGGCCTCGACACTGGTGGGATTGGCCTCCAGCGTCACCTCGGCACGGGCATCGAGCGGCCAGGCCTCATTGACGGCATCGAGTATCGCGCCGACCGTCGCCGGCTCCATCAACGAGGGCGTGCCGCCGCCGAAGAACACGCTGGCGGTGCGGCGCTGGCCGATACGCTCGCGCACATTGGCGATCTCCGCCCTGAAGGCGGCGATGAAGCGCGCCTGGTCGGGCGGGGAATGCCGGACATGCGAATTGAAGTCGCAATAGGGGCATTTGGCGAGGCAGAACGGCCAATGCACATAGACGCCGAAGCCGGGATCGAGCGGCGGCGGCGGGCTTGAAGGCGGCCGTTCCAACGTCATCGCATCAGCCAATATCGGCCTCCGGGAAGTCCGCCCCGAGGCAGGCTTCGGCCAGCGCCATGAAGGCCCGGGCACGGTGCGACAGGCCACGGCCGAGCGGCGGCAATCCGTGCTTCTCGGCGCCGGTCATCTCGCCGAAGGTACGCGGATTGTTTTCAGGTTGCCCATCCGGCTGGAACATCGGGTCATAGCCGAAACCAGCCGGACCGCGCGGCGGCCAGACCAGCGTGCCTTCGACCACGCCCTCGAAATCCTCCGCATGGCCGTCCGGCCAGGCAAGGCAGAGCGCGGAGATGAAGTAAGCGCGGCGCTGCTCGGGAAGCGTCCCTTCAGCTTCCCTCAAGCCTTCCTCGACCTTGGCCATGGCCGCGGCAAAGTCCTTCTCCGGTCCCGCCCAGCGCGCGGTGAGCAGGCCGGGGGCACCACCGAGCGCATCGACGCAGAGACCGGAATCGTCGGCGAATGCCGGCAATCCCGCCAGCCGCGCGGCGGAATTGGCCTTGATGCGGGCGTTCTCGGCGAAAGTGAGCCCGGTCTCGTCCGGCTCCGGCAGATCGAGCTCGCCAGCGGACACCGCATCGACGCCATAAGGCGCGAGCAGGCCACGCATCTCCTCGAGCTTGCCGGGATTGTGGGTCGCGATGACGACCTTGCCCTGGAGACGGCGGTGCTCGCCCATGCTCAGGCCACCGCCAGCTTCTGCAGATCTACCAGCTTGCCGACACCCTTGCGGGCGAGGCCGAGCATGGTGTTGAACTCTTCCTCGGTGAAGGGCGTCTTCTCCGCGGTGCCCTGCACCTCGACGAAGCCGCCGGAGCCGGTCATGACGAAGTTCACGTCGGTCTCAGCCTGCGAATCCTCGGCGTAGTCGAGATCGAGCCGGGCTTCGCCCTCGACGATGCCGCAGGAGACGGCGGCAAGATTGTCGCGCAGCGGCAGCGCCGGGATCATGCCGCGTGCCTTCATCCAGCTGAGGCAATCGTGCAGCGCGATCCAGGCACCGGTCACGGAGGCGGTGCGGGTGCCGCCATCGGCCTGGATGACGTCGCAATCCACCGTGATCTGGCGCTCGCCGAGCTTCTCCAGGTCCACCACCGCGCGGAGCGAACGGCCGATCAGCCGCTGGATCTCCTGGGTGCGGCCGGACGGCTTGCCGGCGGTGACTTCGCGGCGGGTACGCTCATGGGTGGCGCGCGGCAGCATGCCGTATTCGGCCGTCACCCAGCCGCGGCCCTGGCCCTTCAGCCATGGCGGCAGGCGCTCTTCCAGCGTCGCTGCGACCAGCACATGGGTCTCGCCGAACTTGACCAGGCACGAGCCCTCGGCATGGCGCAGCACGCCGCGCTCGAAGCTGACGGCGCGCATCTCGTCGGCGGCACGGCGGGACGGGCGCATGGCTTTTCTCCTTGTTGTTCGGCTGCCCTTGTACGTGCGTCGCAAGGTGGGCCGCAAGGGGCGCAAGTCGTGGAAGCTGGCCGGGTGCGCGTTACCCGGGATTTGGTCCGGCATCAAAGCGCTCGCGGGCAGCGTCCAGCTCGTCGCCGTGCCGCTCGGCCCAGCGGTCGAGCACCACGAGCGCATCGCTCAGCGAAGCGCCGAGCGGGCTCAGCTCATATTCGACATGCAGCGGCATGATCTGGAGATCGCAGCGAATCACCAGCCCGTTGCGCTCCAGCTCCTTCAGCGTCTGGGTCAGCATCTTCTGCGAGATACCGCCGATGCGGCGGAGCAGTTCGCCATTGCGCACCGGCCCGTCGGCCAGCGCCGGAAGGATCAGCATCGCCCATTTGCCGGAGATCAGCTCCAGCGCATGGCGAGCGGTGCAATTGGCGTCATAGACATTCCCGGTCCGCGGCGGGACGAGCGCGTCGTTGTCCAGAGGCGATGGGCTCGCAGGTGCTGGCTTCATGGTTACCTGAAGGTGCCTAATTGTTTGAAGCATATGATAAATCGATAGTGGCGCCGAACCAAGCAAGGAGGGGTCGATGGCCTGGGTGTTCCTGGCGCTGGCCAGCATCGTCGAGATCGTGATGGCACTGGCGCTCAAATATGCCGAGGGCTGGACCCGGCTGGGGCCGAGCGTCATCGGTGTCGTCGCGGCGCTCGCCAGCGTGTTCCTGCTGACCCTGGCCATGCGCGAGCTGCCGGCCGGCATTGCCTATGCCATCTGGACCGGTATCGGCTCGGCCGGCATCACGCTGCTCGGCGTCGTATTGTTCGGCGACTCGCTATCCCCGGCGCGGCTTGCCTGCATCGCCATGATCGTGGTCGCTGTTGCCGGCTTGCGGCTGCTCGGCACCGAGGGTTGAGGACGTTTGGAATGGCAGCTTGAACCGCCGCCGCATTGGCCGAATATAGAGGAGATCGAAAGGCGGCCTGAATCATGGCTCTCGACCCCCTAATCGCCGCGCGCGCCCCGGAGCTCGCCCGGCTCGACGAACGTTCACGAGAAATCTTCCGGCAGATCGTCGAGACCTATCTCGCCACCGGGGAGCCGGCAGGGTCGCGCAACATCTCGCGCATCATCCCGATGACGCTGTCGCCGGCATCGGTGCGCAACGTGATGGCGGACCTGGAGGCTGCCGGCCTCATCTTCGCGCCGCACACCAGCGCCGGCCGGCTGCCGACCGAACGCGGCCTGCGCTTCTTCGTCGACGCGCTGCTGGAGATCGGCGACATCGCCGAGGATGAGCGCAATTCCATCGAGGCGCAGGTGCGCGCCGCCGCCCGCGGCAAGACCGTGGACGGCGTGCTGGCGGAAGCCTCGGCGATGCTCTCCGGCCTGTCGCGCGGGGCGGGCGTCGTCACCGCCACCAAGACCGACGTGCGTCTCAAGCATATCGAGTTCGTGCCGCTCGATCCCTCACGCGCGCTGCTGATCCTGGTAGCCGAAGATGGCGAGGTGGAGAACCGGCTGGTACCGCTGCCGCCCGGCCTGCCGGCCTCGGCGCTGATGGAGGCAACCAATTTCCTCAATGCCCGCACCCGCGGGCGCACGCTGGAGGATCTGCGGACCGAGGTGGACAAGGTGCTCGCCGCCCATCGCGCTGAACTCGACGAGATCACCGCGCGTGTGGTCGCGGCGGGGCTCGCCAGCTGGTCCGGCGGCGACAAGGCGGAGCGCCGGCTGATCGTGCGCGGACAGGCCAAGCTGCTGCACGACCTCAGGGCGATCGAGGATCTGGAGCGCATCCGCCTTTTGTTCGACGACCTCGAATCCAAGCAGGAAGTGGCGGAATTGCTGGGCCGCGCCGAGGAGGCGCAGGCGCTGCGCATCTTCATCGGCTCGGAGAACAAGCTGTTCTCGCTGTCCGGCTCCTCCACCATCGTCGCGCCCTATCGCGACGGGCAGGGACGAGTGGTCGGCGTGCTCGGCGTCATCGGGCCGACGCGGCTGAATTATGCCCGTATCGTACCTATGGTGGACTTCACCGCCCGCGTCGTCAGCCGCGTTCTGGGCGACCCGGGCGCCGATGCAGCTTGATTTTTCCTCAACCTGACCCGATATGGCGGGCGTG harbors:
- the hemW gene encoding radical SAM family heme chaperone HemW; translated protein: MTLERPPSSPPPPLDPGFGVYVHWPFCLAKCPYCDFNSHVRHSPPDQARFIAAFRAEIANVRERIGQRRTASVFFGGGTPSLMEPATVGAILDAVNEAWPLDARAEVTLEANPTSVEAGRFRGYRAAGVNRVSLGVQALDDASLKSLGRMHTADEALAAVAVARGAFERVSFDLIYARPNQTPDAWRAELLKAISEGCEHLSLYQLTIEEGTPFEMLFRAGKLKIPDEDVARALWDVTQETTREAGLPAYEISNHARPGAESRHNLVYWRYGEYAGIGPGAHGRLDTPEGRRATAVERGPEAWLGLVEAQGHGIIVDEGLSRMEQSDEYLLMGLRLAEGIDRHRFARLSGRDFEPARVAALLAERMIEELPDGRLRVTPQGFPVLDAIVADLAA
- a CDS encoding non-canonical purine NTP pyrophosphatase, whose product is MGEHRRLQGKVVIATHNPGKLEEMRGLLAPYGVDAVSAGELDLPEPDETGLTFAENARIKANSAARLAGLPAFADDSGLCVDALGGAPGLLTARWAGPEKDFAAAMAKVEEGLREAEGTLPEQRRAYFISALCLAWPDGHAEDFEGVVEGTLVWPPRGPAGFGYDPMFQPDGQPENNPRTFGEMTGAEKHGLPPLGRGLSHRARAFMALAEACLGADFPEADIG
- the rph gene encoding ribonuclease PH, encoding MRPSRRAADEMRAVSFERGVLRHAEGSCLVKFGETHVLVAATLEERLPPWLKGQGRGWVTAEYGMLPRATHERTRREVTAGKPSGRTQEIQRLIGRSLRAVVDLEKLGERQITVDCDVIQADGGTRTASVTGAWIALHDCLSWMKARGMIPALPLRDNLAAVSCGIVEGEARLDLDYAEDSQAETDVNFVMTGSGGFVEVQGTAEKTPFTEEEFNTMLGLARKGVGKLVDLQKLAVA
- a CDS encoding helix-turn-helix domain-containing protein, giving the protein MKPAPASPSPLDNDALVPPRTGNVYDANCTARHALELISGKWAMLILPALADGPVRNGELLRRIGGISQKMLTQTLKELERNGLVIRCDLQIMPLHVEYELSPLGASLSDALVVLDRWAERHGDELDAARERFDAGPNPG
- a CDS encoding multidrug efflux SMR transporter, whose product is MAWVFLALASIVEIVMALALKYAEGWTRLGPSVIGVVAALASVFLLTLAMRELPAGIAYAIWTGIGSAGITLLGVVLFGDSLSPARLACIAMIVVAVAGLRLLGTEG
- the hrcA gene encoding heat-inducible transcriptional repressor HrcA encodes the protein MALDPLIAARAPELARLDERSREIFRQIVETYLATGEPAGSRNISRIIPMTLSPASVRNVMADLEAAGLIFAPHTSAGRLPTERGLRFFVDALLEIGDIAEDERNSIEAQVRAAARGKTVDGVLAEASAMLSGLSRGAGVVTATKTDVRLKHIEFVPLDPSRALLILVAEDGEVENRLVPLPPGLPASALMEATNFLNARTRGRTLEDLRTEVDKVLAAHRAELDEITARVVAAGLASWSGGDKAERRLIVRGQAKLLHDLRAIEDLERIRLLFDDLESKQEVAELLGRAEEAQALRIFIGSENKLFSLSGSSTIVAPYRDGQGRVVGVLGVIGPTRLNYARIVPMVDFTARVVSRVLGDPGADAA